The nucleotide window GCGCGAGGCCATCGAGGCGGACTACCTGATGTCGAACGACGCCCACCGCCGGTACAAGGTGAAGCGCAGCGACACCTCGGCGACCGGGATGTCCGACGAGGTCATGGAGCTTCTGAACCCGCTCTTCGGTGCACGTGCCGAGTATCTGGCGGCGGCCTTCAGCACCATCGAGGAGACCTGGGGCGGCACCGAGCGTTACCTCGGCGAGGGGCTGAAGCTCTCCCCGGAGACGCGTGACCTGCTGCGGGAGCGCCTCACCGAGGAGGCCTGACCACTCCGCGGCGTCAGCGCTTGCCCGCCACCTCGAACAGCAGGTAGAGGAAGGCCGCGAAGACGTGTCCGGCGACCAGATAGGCGACCAGCCTGATCACCACGCCACGCGGGAACTTCCTCTCCTGTGTCTCGTAGCCCTTCCGGGACCTCGGGCTGAGCGGATCGTAGTGCTCTGAATCGGACATGACAGTCCTCTTTCTGGTG belongs to Streptomyces finlayi and includes:
- a CDS encoding DUF6126 family protein gives rise to the protein MSDSEHYDPLSPRSRKGYETQERKFPRGVVIRLVAYLVAGHVFAAFLYLLFEVAGKR